CCCTCGTCTTTATGAAGACCGGTTCCGGCCGTAACACCCTGAGAGATGTCGGGTGACTGTTTGTCTAAAGCAACTATAACACCGCAGCTTTCTGCATCAAATCCAAGAGTCGGATCGTTATATCCAATTTCTTTGATTGTTTCCCGAACAAGATTCGGAACATCAACAACTGCCTTTGATGTTATTTCACCGGCAACGACAACAAGGCCGGTGGTGCAAAGCGTTTCGCATGCCACACGGGAATAACGGTCCTGTGCAAGCATGGCATCGAGTACGGCATCCGATATCTGATCAGACACCTTATCGGGATGTCCCTGTGAAACACTTTCTGATGTAATAAGGCGTTTCATTATACCTCCAGATGGTTGTAATGAATCATAACGTGAAAAATCGAATTGATGAAAATACTAAATACAGCTTGTAATAGCCAACAATATTTGAGGTATCGTTTATGGATGAACAGTTACGTTAGGTTAATTGGGGGCATTTATAGCGCCGGAATCCCTTAATTATTGCTATAGAAATCGGGTATCCACTTACTCTTGTTAAGATGATTGGTCTGTCTTCTGCTGTCGTATGTACTCTTCGGCAAGTTCCGGCAGGGGACGATCCGATTTTCGTGCACACTCGGCAAGGGATTCATATTCGATCTTGGTAAATGTCTTTCCTTTGTAGCTGCATTCTTTGGAATGTGTTTCCATGTTCAGTAAACTGCTTGAGATATTTTTACGTTGAGCGGTCCGCCGTTTGATAAACCGATACCGCACCCCGAGAGTGCGGGTCTGAAAAAATATCCTATCCAGCAGTGTTTCTTTTGCTGTTTTTTCACAGAGCACCGAAAGGCGATAAGCCGGTCTGCCTTTTTTCATACATACAGGTATCCAGCAAACATCCAGAGCACCGGCTTCGAAAAGCTGTTCTGATACAAAACCCATAGTTTCCCCGGAAATATGGTCCATATCCGATTCCAGCATACAGATTTCCTCATCGCTTATTTCGGATTTATCGCTTTCAGCGGTTTGTATGAGGAAATTTCGAAGGATATTCGGATGATTTTTAAAGGTTCGAGTACCACAGCCATAGCCGGTGTTCCCAATACTGCCCGTCGGTAGACCACGACACTGTTTTCCAACCGTGGTCAGAATTGCTGCACCGGTGGGAGTGAGAATCTCGGTATGTACATCAATTGAACATACATTCAGACCCTTGATCATTTCGGCTGTTGCAGGAGCCGGAACAGGCATAATCCCGTGTTCGCACTGTACGGTTCCCTGTCCTACTGTCAGTGTAGAGTAATAAATTTCATCAACTTTAAGATAATCAAAACAAAGGCAAACACCGAGTATATCGATAATGGTATCTACCGCGCCTACTTCATGGAAATGAACTTTGTCGACCGGAATACCATGGACCCTGGCTTCAGCCTCAGCAAGTCTGGTGAAAATTCTGGTGCACTGTGAGACAACAGCCTCTGGAAATAATTTGGGATCGATTATTTCCAGTATTTCCGGCAGATGGCGATAGGTTTTTTCTTTTTTTTGAGTAATAATAAGATGGGTGCAGGCGATGCCGTTTCGTTTGGTCTTTTCACAATCGATACTGATACCCTTGAGCGGTAATCGCCCCATGTTTTGTTGTATATACTCGATCGGAACACCACAGTCGATCAGTGATGCCAGAAGCATATCACCACTTGCTCCACTCAGGATATCAAAATAGAGTAGATTCACGATTTTTAATCCTTTCAAAAAAACTACAGCAGTAAAATAATATCAGATAGCTGTCTTCACACGAAAAAACAGGAGAAATTTGAGCAAATAAATGGTTGATTAAATCGATAGTGTAGTAATAGAATAATGGTAAGAAGGTACAAAAACATGAGTGGTGTAGCGAAAAAATTCGGCCTTTTTTATTTTTATATAAAGTGGTCGTAAATGGAGTATAGCCATGAGGAATAATGCTTCAGTTTGCTGCCATACTGATATTGAATAATTGTAACACGTTTTAAATCAAATGGTTAAATAAAAAAATTGCATTCCGGTAGGAGAGGCTCTTGCGCCGGGCATTGTCCTGAACCTATCTTGACTATTCTGGATGTGACGTAACCCTTTGCTTATTTACAGGGATCGGCATAATGGAAATTATAAAAGCGGTGTGGATTATTAATTTTTTCTTTTTCGGATTCATACTCTTCTTTATTTGGAGCAAGACTGTAATAATCCGAAAGAAGGTAGCTGCCGTAACCCCGATCATCAAGCAAATTGAGGCCATTCAGGAAAAAGGCAAAAATCCGAATAGCCGGCAACAGTCGGAAAGCGCCCAAGAGGAAGAAAAAGAAGAATGATTATCCGATCTTTTGCCTGAATCCGGTTGCAGTTATCCACTCGGTGCATGTTTTGTACTGCTTGTTCTTTGAAATTACGGAAAAATTTTCTCATGGCACCTGCAATGTAATGCATTACATCTCTGGAAAATAGAAGCCATTTTTGCATTAT
This window of the Chitinivibrionales bacterium genome carries:
- the larC gene encoding nickel pincer cofactor biosynthesis protein LarC — encoded protein: MKGLKIVNLLYFDILSGASGDMLLASLIDCGVPIEYIQQNMGRLPLKGISIDCEKTKRNGIACTHLIITQKKEKTYRHLPEILEIIDPKLFPEAVVSQCTRIFTRLAEAEARVHGIPVDKVHFHEVGAVDTIIDILGVCLCFDYLKVDEIYYSTLTVGQGTVQCEHGIMPVPAPATAEMIKGLNVCSIDVHTEILTPTGAAILTTVGKQCRGLPTGSIGNTGYGCGTRTFKNHPNILRNFLIQTAESDKSEISDEEICMLESDMDHISGETMGFVSEQLFEAGALDVCWIPVCMKKGRPAYRLSVLCEKTAKETLLDRIFFQTRTLGVRYRFIKRRTAQRKNISSSLLNMETHSKECSYKGKTFTKIEYESLAECARKSDRPLPELAEEYIRQQKTDQSS